The following coding sequences are from one Anabas testudineus chromosome 16, fAnaTes1.2, whole genome shotgun sequence window:
- the ubr5 gene encoding E3 ubiquitin-protein ligase UBR5 isoform X1 has protein sequence MTSIHFVVHPLPGTEDQLNDRLREVSEKLNKYSYNSHPHLSLLEQATLKQCVVGPNHAGFLLEDGRVCRISFAVQPDRLELSKPDGSDGSKLSSGSGTGRSSRPGRTSDPPWFLSGSDTLGRLAGNTLGSRWSSGVNGGSGGGGSGGGAGGGGAGGGSSGGGGGGGGGGSGGTSGRSSTAARDSRRQTRVIRTGRDRGSGLLGSQPQPVIPASVIPEELITQAQVVLQGKSRSVIIRELQRTNLDVNLAVNNLLSRDDEDGDDGDDTASESYLPGEDLMSLLDADIHSAHPSVIIDADAMFSEDISYFGYPSFRRSSLSRLGSSRVLLLPLERDSELLRERESVLRLRERRWLDGASFDTERGSTSREGEPSLDKKSIPVQSPVSLGEELQWWPEKDGVKFVSIGAMFSELVAVSSKGELYQWKWSEPEPYRSAQNPSIHHPRVSFLGLANEKITLLSANSIRATVATETNKVATWVDDTLSTVASKLEHSAQAFPELQGERMVSLHCCALYTCAQLENSLYWWGVVPFSQRKKMLEKARAKNKKPKSSAGISSIPNITVGTQVCLRNNPLYHAGAVAFSVSAGIPKVGVLLESVWNMNDSCRFQLRSPESLKNMEKTTKTQEIKTESKPELVKTEMGPPPSPASTCSDTSSIASSASLPYKRRRSTPAPKEEEKVNEEQWPLREVVFVEDVKNVPVGKVLKVDGAYVAVKFPGTSSSMSNQSTAAPTDSDPSSLLQDCRLLRIDELQVVKTGGTPKVPDCFQRTPKKLWIPEKAEILAVNVDSKGVHAVLKTGSWVRYCIFDLATGKAEQENNFPTSNLAFLGQSERNVAIFTAGQESPIILRDGNGTIYPMAKDCTGGIRDPDWLDLPPINSLGMGVHSLANLPSNSTIKKKAAIIIMAVEKQTLMQHVLRCDYEACRQYLVNLEQAFLLDQGSQALGALLGHRCDGNRNILHAAVSVCFPVSNKETKEEEEAERSERNTFAERLSAVEAIANAISVVSSNSSGNRTGSSSSRGLRLREMMRRSLRAAGLGRHESGPSSSDHQDPVSPPIAPPSWVPDPPPMDPDGDIDFILAPAVGSLTTASTGTSQGPSTSTIPGPSTEPSVVESKDRKANAHLILKLMCDSVVLRPHLRELLSAKDARGMTPFMLAVSGRAYPAAITVLEAAQKMAKVGDPGIAEKEDADSVFMEMICPSGTNPDDSPLYVLCCNDTCSFTWTGAEHINQDIFECRTCGLLESLCCCTECARVCHKGHDCKLKRTSPTAYCDCWEKCKCKTLIAGQKAARLDLLYRLLTTTNLVTTPNSRGEHILLFLVQTVARQSVEHCQYRPPRIREDRNRKAANAEDSDMPDHDLEPPRFAQLALERVLQDWNALKSMIMFGSQENKDPLSASSRIAHLLPEEQVYLNQQSGTIRLDCFTHCLIVKCAPDITFIDTLLGTLVKELQNKYTPGRREEAVNVTRRFLRSVARVFVILSVEMASSKKKNNFIPQPIGKCRRVFQALLPYAVEELCNVAESLIVPVRMGIARPTAPFTLASTSIDAVQGSEELFSVEPLPPRPSPDQSNSSSQTAASYIIRNPQPRHSSQSQPVRGRDEEQDDIVSADVEEVEVVEGVAGEEDHHDDQEEQGEENAEAEGQHDEHDEDGSDMELDLLAAAETESDSESNHSNQDNASGRRSVVTAATAGSEAGASSVPAFFSEDDSQSNDSSDSDSSSSQSDDVDQETFLLDEPLERTTSASQANSAAQAPRSMQWAVRNTTNQRSTGTAPSSSSAPAASSTGLIYIDPTNLRRSSAISSSAAAAAAALEASNSSSYLTSASSLARAYSIVIRQISDLMSLIPKYNHLVYSQYPAAVKLTYQDAVNLQNYVEEKLIPTWNWMVSIMDSTEAQLRYGSALSSAGDPGHPSHPLHASQHSARRERMTAREEASLRTLEGRRRAATLLTARQGMMSARGDFLNYALSLMRSHNDEHSDVLPVLDVCSLKHVAYVFQALIYWIKAMNQQTTLDTPQMDRKRNREILELGLDNEDSEHENDEDTNQSSTLQDKDEDPVPAETGQNHPFFRRSDSMTFLGCIPPNPFDVPLAEAIPLADQPHLLQPNARKEDLFGRPSQGLYSSSYMATKGLAEASMDRNCLEVNMGSSLPSPSQILPTKMSYSANLKNVMSMETGQRSTETQSLTEQEVEGSKPGPSPHDLAAQLKSSLLAEIGLTESDGPPLPSFRPHCSFMGMMISHDMLLGRWRLSLELFGRVFMEDVGAEPGSILTELGGFEVKESKFRREMEKLRNLQSRDLALEVDRDRDQLIQQTMRQLNTHFGRRCTTTPMAVHRVKVTFKDEPGEGSGVARSFYTAIALALLSNDKLPNLDCVQSVSKGMQASSTCHHDYNSNLMQRLRNRDRERERRSGGLRAGSRRDRDRDSRRQLSIDTRPFRPSSEGNPSDEPDPLPAHRQALGERLYPRVHAMQPAFASKITGMLLELSPAQLLLLLASEDSLRARVEEAMELLIAHGRENGADSILDLGLLEAPEKTQQQENRKRHGSTRSVVDMELDDPDDGDDNAPLFYQPGKRGFYSPRPGKNTEARLNCFRNIGRILGLCLLQNELCPITLNRHVIKVLLGRKVNWHDFAFFDPVMYESLRQLIRHSQAGEADAVFAAMDLAFAIDLCKEEGSGQVELLSGGVNMPVTPLNVYEYVRKYAEYRMLVVAEQPLHAMRKGLLDVLPKNALEDLTAEDFRLLVNGCGEVNVQMLISFTSFNDESGENADKLLQFKRWFWSIVEKMSMTERQDLVYFWTSSPSLPASEEGFQPMPSITIRPPDDQHLPTANTCISRLYVPLYSSKQILKQKLLLAIKTKNFGFV, from the exons GCTCCGGGAAGTCTCAGAGAAACTCAACAAATACAGTTATAACAG TCATCCACACCTTAGTTTGCTGGAGCAGGCCACCCTAAAACAGTGTGTGGTTGGTCCAAACCATGCTGGATTTCTCCTTGAG GATGGACGCGTGTGTAGAATCAGCTTTGCTGTACAGCCTGATCGCCTGGAGCTCAGCAAACCGGATGGCAGTGATGG TTCAAAGTTGAGCAGTGGTTCAGGGACAGGAAGGAGCTCCAGGCCAGGCAGGACTAGTGATCCGCCCTGGTTCCTGTCTGGTTCTGACACACTGGGCAGACTGGCAGGCAACACCCTTGG GAGTCGCTGGAGCTCTGGTGTAAATGGAGGCAGTGGTGGAGGTGGAAGTGGAGGAGGCGCAGGGGGAGGTGGAGCAGGAGGTGGCAGCAGTGGTGGCGGAggcggtggaggaggaggcggaaGTGGAGGCACTTCGGGCAGGTCGTCAACAGCAGCTCGCGATTCACGCAGGCAAACCAGGGTGATCCGTACAGGAAGGGACCGCGGCTCGGGCCTCCTTGGTAGCCAGCCACAGCCAGTAATACCAGCTTCTGTCATCCCTGAAGAACTTATTACTCAG GCCCAGGTAGTCCTTCAGGGTAAGTCCAGGAGTGTGATCATCAGGGAGCTCCAGAGAACCAACCTAGACGTCAACCTCGCTGTCAACAACCTCCTGAGTCGGGATGATGAGGATGGAGATGATGGAGATGATACAGCCAGCGAGTCCTATCTCcctggag AGGACTTGATGTCCCTTTTGGATGCAGACATCCATTCAGCACATCCCAGCGTGATTATTGATGCTGATGCCATGTTCTCTGAGGACATAAGCTACTTTGGCTACCCCTCTTTTAGACGCTCTTCGCTGTCTCGCCTGGGATCCTCCAGAG TTCTCCTTCTTCCCTTAGAGCGCGACTCAGAGCTGTTGCGTGAGCGTGAGTCTGTATTGAGGTTACGCGAGCGCCGGTGGCTGGATGGGGCCTCGTTCGACACGGAGCGAGGTTCCACCAGCCGTGAGGGCGAGCCTAGCCTGGACAAGAAGAGCATTCCTGTACAGAGCCCTGTATCCTTGGGTGAGGAGCTCCAATGGTGGCCTGAGAAG GATGGTGTGAAGTTTGTGAGCATTGGAGCCATGTTCTCGGAGCTTGTGGCTGTTAGCTCTAAAGGAGAGCTTTATCAGTGGAAATGGAGTGAACCCGAACCCTACAGGAGTGCACAG AATCCTTCTATTCATCACCCACGTGTGTCCTTCTTGGGCTTGGCCAATGAGAAGATTACCTTATTGTCTGCCAATAGCATCAGAGCCACTGTAGCAACAGAGACCAACAAG GTGGCAACCTGGGTGGATGACACActgagcacagtggcctctaAGCTAGAGCACAGTGCTCAAGCTTTCCCTGAGCTGCAGGGTGAACGAATGGTGTCACTGCACTGTTGTGCActgtacacatgtgcacagCTGGAGAATAGCCTCTACTGGTG GGGTGTTGTGCCTTTTAGTCAACGGAAAAAGATGCTTGAAAAGGCCAGAGCCAAGAACAAAAAGCCAAAGTCCAGTGCTGGCATCTCCTCTATACCCAATATCACCGTGGGAACACAG GTATGCTTGAGGAATAACCCCCTCTATCATGCTGGTGCAGTGGCCTTTTCTGTTAGTGCTGGGATTCCCAAAGTAGGTGTCTTGTTGGAGTCTGTCTGGAACATGAATGACAGCTGCAGGTTCCAGCTGCGCTCTCCAGAGAGTCTCAAGAACATGGAGAAGACAACTAAGACACAGGAAATCAa AACTGAAAGCAAGCCAGAGCTGGTGAAGACTGAAATGGGTCCTCCTCCCTCACCAGCATCTACCTGCAGTGATACCTCTTCTATTGCTAGCAGTGCCTCACTGCCCTACA AGCGAAGGCGTTCAACCCCAGCCcccaaagaggaagagaaagtgaatGAGGAGCAGTGGCCTCTCAGGGAGGTGGTGTTTGTGGAAGATGTTAAAAATGTTCCAGTAGGAAAG GTGCTTAAAGTGGATGGGGCATATGTTGCTGTCAAGTTTCCAGGAACCTCAAGCAGCATGAGCAACCAGAGCACTGCTGCTCCTACTGACTCAGACCCATCCTCACTGTTGCAGGACTGTAGACTTCTCAGAATAGATGAGCTGCAG GTGGTCAAAACTGGTGGGACTCCTAAAGTTCCAGATTGTTTTCAGCGCACACCCAAAAAGCTCTGGATCCCAGAAAAGGCAGAGATTCTGGCTGTGAATGTTGACTCCAAAG GAGTCCACGCAGTGTTGAAAACAGGTAGCTGGGTAAGATACTGTATCTTTGACCTGGCTACAGGCAAAGCAGAGCAAGAGAATAACTTCCCTACTAGTAATCTGGCCTTCTTGGGGCAAAGTGAGCGCAATGTGGCCATTTTTACTGCAGGACAG gAATCTCCCATCATCCTCAGAGATGGAAACGGCACAATCTATCCTATGGCCAAAGACTGCACGGGTGGAATTCGAGATCCCGATTGGCTAGATCTGCCACCTATAAACAGCCTAGGAATGGGCGTGCACTCGCTGGCTAATCTCCCCTCCAACTCCACAATTAAAAAGAAAGctgctattattattatggcTGTTGAG AAACAAACATTGATGCAGCATGTGCTGCGATGTGACTATGAGGCCTGTCGCCAGTACCTTGTAAACCTTGAGCAGGCGTTCCTGTTGGATCAGGGTAGCCAGGCCCTTGGAGCACTTCTTGGCCACCGTTGTGATGGGAACCGCAACATTCTCCATGCAGCCGTCTCTGTGTGCTTCCCTGTTAGTAACAAGGAGACCAAAGAGGAGGAAG AAGCTGAAAGGTCGGAGAGAAACACATTTGCAGAGCGCCTCTCTGCTGTGGAGGCGATTGCCAATGCCATCTCTGTGGTTTCAAGCAATAGCTCTGGAAATAGGACTGGCTCTTCCAGCAGTAGAGG ACTTCGTCTGAGGGAGATGATGCGGAGGTCTCTACGAGCAGCAGGTCTTGGACGCCACGAGTCTGGCCCATCATCCAGTGACCACCAGGACCCCGTGTCACCACCCATTGCTCCACCAAGTTGGGTCCCTGATCCCCCACCTATGGATCCTG aTGGTGACATTGACTTCATTCTAGCACCAGCTGTGGGCTCACTCACTACTGCCTCCACTGGGACCAGCCAGGGACCCAGCACCTCCACCATACCAG GGCCATCCACTGAGCCATCTGTGGTTGAGTCTAAAGACAGGAAAGCCAACGCTCATCTTATTCTAAAGCTAATGTGTGATAGTGTTGTTCTGAGGCCACACTTACGGGAGCTGCTCTCTGCAAA GGATGCCCGTGGAATGACCCCTTTCATGCTGGCCGTCAGTGGAAGAGCCTACCCAGCAGCCATCACTGTTTTGGAGGCTGCTCAAAAAATGGCCAAGG TGGGTGACCCAGGCATTGCAGAGAAGGAGGATGCAGATTCTGTGTTTATGGAAATGATTTGCCCCTCGGGGACCAACCCAGATGACTCACCCCTGTATGTTCTCTGCTGCAATGACACCTGCAGTTTCACTTGGACTGGAGCAGAGCACATTAACCAG GATATCTTTGAGTGTCGCACCTGTGGTTTGCTGGAGTCCCTCTGCTGCTGTACTGAGTGTGCAAGAGTGTGTCACAAAGGACATGACTGCAA GCTGAAGAGAACCTCTCCTACAGCATATTGTGACTGCTGGGAGAAATGTAAGTGTAAAACACTGATTGCAGGCCAAAAGGCAGCTCGTCTCGACCTCCTGTACAGGTTACTCACAACAACTAATCTGGTCACAACCCCAAACAGCAG gggAGAGCATATATTACTGTTCTTGGTGCAAACTGTTGCCAGGCAGAGTGTTGAGCACTGTCAGTACAGACCACCACGCATCAGAGAAGACAGGAACCGCAAGGCTGCTAATGCAGAAG aTTCTGATATGCCAGACCATGACCTAGAACCTCCCCGCTTTGCTCAGCTGGCTCTCGAGAGGGTCCTGCAAGACTGGAATGCCCTCAAGTCTATGATCATGTTTGGTTCTCAGGAGAACAAAGACCC GCTCAGTGCCAGCAGCAGAATTGCCCACCTTCTTCCTGAAGAGCAGGTCTACTTGAACCAGCAGAGTGGCACCATTCGCCTTGACTGCTTCACTCACTGCCTCATTGTCAAGTGCGCTCCTGACATCACT TTCATAGATACTTTACTAGGCACACTTGTGAAGGAGCTGCAGAACAAGTACACTCCTGGCCGGAGAGAGGAGGCGGTCAATGTCACCAGGAGATTCCTACGCTCTGTTGCCCGTGTGTTTGTCATCCTCAGTGTGGAGATGGCTTCTTCCaagaagaaaaa CAACTTCATCCCCCAGCCCATTGGGAAATGTCGACGGGTTTTCCAGGCTCTGCTGCCCTACGCTGTGGAGGAGCTTTGTAATGTAGCTGAGTCACTAATCGTTCCTGTGCGAATGGGTATTGCAAGACCTACAGCTCCTTTCACTTTGGCCAGCACCAGCATTGATGCTGTTCAAGGCAGTGAAGAGCTCTTCTCTGTTGAACCTCTGCCACCAAGACCTTCACCTGACCAGTCCAACAG CTCCAGCCAGACAGCTGCCTCTTATATTATCAGGAACCCCCAGCCACGACACAGCAGCCAGTCTCAGCCTgtcagaggaagagatgaggagcaggatGACATTGTATCAGCAGATGTGGAAGAG GTTGAAGTTGTAGAGGGTGTAGCAGGGGAGGAAGACCATCATGATGACCAAGAGGAACAGGGAGAGGAAAATGCTGAGGCAGAAGGGCAGCATGATGAACACGATGAGGATG GAAGTGACATGGAACTTGATCTGCtggcagcagctgaaactgagaGCGACAGTGAAAGCAACCACAGCAATCAGGATAATGCTAGTGGGCGCAGGAGTGTCGTCACAGCAGCCACTGCTGGCTCTGAAGCAG GTGCGAGCAGTGTCCCTGCCTTCTTTTCAGAGGATGACTCCCAGTCCAATGACTCCAGTGACtccgacagcagcagcagtcagagcGATGATGTAGACCAGGAAACGTTCCTTTTGGACGAGCCACTGGAAAGGACAACTAGTGCTTCACAGGCTAACAGTGCAGCCCAGGCTCCTCGCTCCATGCAGTGGGCTGTGAGAAACACCACTAACCAGAGGAGCACTGGAACTGCCCCTTCTAGCTCCTCAGCACCAGCTG CAAGCTCCACAGGCCTGATATATATCGACCCTACCAATCTGCGTCGTTCCAGTGCAATCAGctccagtgcagcagctgcGGCAGCAGCATTGGAGGCTAGCAACTCCAGCAGCTACCTGACATCTGCCAGCAGTCTGGCCCGGGCTTACAGCATTGTCATCAGGCAGATCTCAGACCTCATGAGTCTGATTCCGAAGTACAACCATCTAGTGTACTCGCAGTACCCTGCTGCTGTAAAACTTACCTACCAGGATGCAGTAAACCTACAG AACTATGTTGAAGAAAAGCTGATTCCCACCTGGAATTGGATGGTGTCCATAATGGATTCCACTGAGGCACAGTTACGATATGGCTCAGCCCTGTCATCTGCTGGCGACCCTGGTCACCCCAGCCACCCGCTCCATGCCTCTCAGCATTCAGCACGCAGAGAACGTATGACTGCTCGGGAGGAGGCCAGCCTCCGCACCCTGGAAGGACGCAG GAGGGCAGCCACCCTGTTGACAGCTCGCCAAGGCATGATGTCGGCACGAGGCGATTTCTTGAACTACGCCCTGTCACTGATGCGTTCCCACAATGATGAACATTCTGATGTGCTACCTGTGCTGGATGTGTGCTCACTGAAGCACGTGGCCTATGTTTTCCAGGCTCTCATCTACTGGATTAAGGCCATGAACCAGCAGACGACACTGGACACACCACAGATGGATAGAAAGAG GAATCGAGAGATCTTGGAGCTGGGTTTGGACAATGAGGATTCTGAACATGAGAATGACGAGGACACCAATCAAA GCTCAACTCTGCAGGACAAGGATGAGGATCCAGTTCCAGCGGAAACGGGTCAGAACCACCCCTTCTTTCGTCGCTCTGATTCGATGACCTTCCTGGGTTGCATCCCACCCAATCCCTTTGATGTTCCTCTGGCTGAAGCCATTCCACTGGCAGATCAGCCCCACCTTCTGCAG CCAAACGCCAGGAAGGAGGATCTGTTTGGTCGTCCCTCGCAGGGCTTGTACTCCTCCTCGTACATGGCAACCAAGGGCCTGGCTGAGGCAAGCATGGACAGGAACTGCCTGGAGGTAAACATGGGCTCCTCTCTACCCTCCCCCTCTCAG ATCCTGCCTACTAAGATGTCTTACTCAGCCAACCTGAAGAATGTAATGAGTATGGAAACTGGCCAGCGGAGCACTGAGACCCAATCACTGACAGAGCAGGAAGTGGAGGGTTCAAAACCAGGGCCTTCACCCCATGACCTTGCTGCCCAGCTGAAGAGTAGCCTGCTTGCTGAAATTGGCCTCACTGAGAGCGATGGACCTCCTCTCCCATCATTCAG ACCTCACTGTAGTTTTATGGGCATGATGATCTCACATGACATGCTGCTAGGCCGTTGGCGACTGTCCCTGGAGCTCTTTGGTCGTGTCTTCATGGAGGATGTAGGAGCTGAGCCTGGATCG ATCCTCACAGAGCTTGGTGGCTTCGAGGTGAAGGAATCCAAGTTCCGTCGGGAGATGGAAAAACTGAGGAACCTTCAGTCACGTGACCTAGCGCTGGAGGTGGACCGGGATCGGGACCAGCTAATACAGCAGACCATGCGTCAGCTAAATACGCACTTTGGCAGGCGCTGCACAACTACACCAATGGCTGTACACCGGGTGAAGGTCACCTTCAAAGATGAGCCGGGCGAAGGCAGTGGTGTGGCCCGCAGCTTCTACACAGCAATCGCACTGGCCCTCCTCTCCAACGATAAGCTGCCCAACCTGGACTGTGTTCAGAGTGTTAGCAAGGGCATGCAGGCCAGCAGTACGTGTCATCACGATTACAATTCAA atcTAATGCAGCGACTGAGGAACAGagacagggaaagagagaggagaagtgGTGGACTTCGAGCGGGATCTCGGAGAGACCGAGACAG AGACTCAAGGAGGCAGCTGTCGATAGATACAAGGCCTTTTAGGCCTTCATCAGAGGGCAACCCCAGTGATGAGCCCGACCCTCTGCCTGCACACAGACAAGCCCTGGGGGAAAGGCTCTACCCACGTGTTCACGCAATGCAACCG GCGTTTGCCAGTAAAATCACAGGCATGTTGCTGGAGCTGTCCCctgcacagctgctgctgctgctggccagTGAGGATTCTCTTAGAGCCAGGGTGGAAGAGGCTATGGAGCTTCTTATTGCACATGGAAG GGAAAATGGTGCTGACAGTATATTAGACCTGGGTCTCCTGGAAGCTCCCGAAAAAACACAA CAGCAGGAGAACCGTAAACGCCATGGTTCGACTCGCAGTGTGGTGGACATGGAGCTGGACGATCCAGATGATGGGGACGACAATGCGCCGCTCTTCTACCAACCAGGCAAACGAGGCTTCTACTCCCCACGGCCTGGAAAGAACACAGAGGCCAGACTCAATTGCTTCCGTAACATTGGCAG AATACTGGGGCTATGTTTGCTGCAGAATGAACTTTGTCCGATCACGTTGAACAGACATGTCATCAAAGTGCTGCTCGGGAGGAAG GTGAACTGGCACGACTTTGCATTCTTCGACCCAGTCATGTACGAAAGCCTGCGGCAGCTTATCCGCCATTCACAGGCTGGTGAAGcagatgcagtatttgctgCCATGGACCTGGCATTTGCCATTGACCTCTGCAAAGAGGAAGGTTCAGGACAG GTGGAGCTTCTGTCTGGTGGGGTCAACATGCCAGTTACTCCCCTTAATGTGTACGAGTATGTGAGGAAGTATGCCGAATACAGAATGTTGGTGGTGGCTGAGCAGCCTCTCCAT GCAATGAGGAAGGGTTTGCTAGATGTACTTCCTAAGAATGCCCTGGAGGACTTGACTGCTGAGGACTTCAGGCTGTTGGTCAATGGCTGTGGAGAAGTCAACGTCCAGATGCTCATCAGCTTCACATCCTTCAATGATGAATCTG GAGAAAATGCAGATAAACTACTTCAGTTTAAGCGCTGGTTTTGGTCCATAGTGGAGAAGATGAGCATGACTGAGAGGCAAGATCTG gTGTACTTCTGGACCTCCAGCCCGTCTCTCCCAGCCAGCGAGGAGGGCTTCCAGCCGATGCCCTCCATCACCATCCGACCTCCAGATGACCAGCACCTCCCCACGGCCAATACTTGCATCTCACGTCTCTACGTGCCACTTTATTCTTCAAAACAAATACTCAAACAGAAACTCCTGCTCGCCATCAAGACCAAGAACTTTGGTTTTGTGTAG